The nucleotide sequence TCAGCGGCGAGAGCGGCTCCGGGAAGAGCACCCTGCTGCGCGCGCTGGTCGCCCTGCTCGGTACCGACCGCGGTGAGGTGTATTGCGGAGAGCTCCTTCTGAGCCCGGAGACAGTCCTCGCCTTTCGCCGACGCGTTCTCTACCTCCACCAACGTCCCGCACCTCTGGCAAAAACCCTCGACGACGAGCTCCGACTGGCGCGCCACTACGCCTCCCGTAACATCCCCGCCCTCACCCGGCCCTTAAGCGAAGACCAGCAGCTCGCCCTCCTCGAACGCCTGGGCCTCTCCCACATCCCGCTGAACCGCACCTTCGAGCGCCTCTCCCCCGGCGAACAGCAACGCTTTGGGCTTGTCCGCGCGCTCACCCTCCAGCCCCCGGTTT is from Lujinxingia sediminis and encodes:
- a CDS encoding ABC transporter ATP-binding protein yields the protein MTSRLLRAQNLTWTPPEHTSPLWKNVNFELHPGECVALSGESGSGKSTLLRALVALLGTDRGEVYCGELLLSPETVLAFRRRVLYLHQRPAPLAKTLDDELRLARHYASRNIPALTRPLSEDQQLALLERLGLSHIPLNRTFERLSPGEQQRFGLVRALTLQPPVLLLDEPTASLDSRSTERVEVLIHELLNDHPERAILIVTHHTEQRRRLTSRTLNIARWQPTPTPTDP